The genomic stretch TCCCAGGACCTGCTACAGCACCAGCTGTAATATCCTTTGGCAAAGACACTGGAATCTGGTTCGGATCATTACGCAAAGACGACAAAGAATTCTCAAACATACCAACCTCTGTATGCGTCCTTCTGGTCTTCTCCCTATTTATAATTTCCTCTGCTTTTTCCTTAACAGTTTCTTCTAAAAAACAAGAACCGTACTTCGGATTGGCCGCTTGTGCTTTGCCATCTGAACCCCCGTCCACGTCGAGATGGTCACTGTTGTCCAAAGAGAACTCCGAGCCCGAAGCACCTTCATCGACGTTGCCTCCAAAATCATCCAGCCATCCTACCTCAGATTCAGAGGAACCGCAACTAGAAGACCGCGAAGGGACTTTACTCGAAAACATTCGCGTCATGCCCGCTGCATCCTCCTTAACGCAAAGCTTGAACAATCTGCCATCAATATTAATCGAGACTGATTCAGGAATGCTGCATGTGATGGGAATGTTGACCATCACTCTAGCCACATCGAAAGCCTGGCCTTTGGAAGTGTTCTCGTCCACACAAATAAATCTTCCCCATAAACCTGCTAACTCCACGAAGAACTCTGCAGTCCACGCGTGAAGCGGAATGCCATATATCCTGACCCACACATCCCTGCTACCGTCTATAGCCCCCTCCTCCCATTTCTTAATCCCCGAAAACCATTCCTTCCACCATAATTCACCTTCCCCTATCAAGTCATCTATAAAGCCTTCCTCCGACTCCTCGAGCAAACAAGAATTTCCGCCTAGCGGAGTTACTTTAACCCCGAAAACCCCTTCTACCTCCATATGTGTCTGAACATTATAGGCTGTGCCAGGGAAACGCAAAACCCCGACATAAGCTTTAGTAAAACGTCTTCTGACCTCCTCCTTGGACTGAAAGGAGAACGTCGGCACCTCTGTCTCCTTAGCTCCAGAAACCCCCCCTTCCAGCCCTACAACCTCCGCAAAGGATTTAGCAGGGTGTGAGAATACCGCCCCTCTATCTTTTCTATTCAAAACGATACCTGGTGGAGGCGCACTCCTCACTGTGTCATTCTCCCGACCCACCCTCCTAGTCGCACTCCCCAACGGCCCCCTCTGATACCTGGGCAAATTTACATGTATTTTCCTTCCAGCAATGATGATATTGTCCAACTGAACCGCTAAGAGCCTACCATCCTCTACTTCTACAAATCTGGCGAAGCCGAAGCGTTTTCCAACCTTATTCCTCCTAGGTGAAATAGCCACTTCTACCACATTGCCGGCGCACCCGAAAAGATTAAAGAGATCTCTCGCGGTGTAACCTTCGGGAAACTCTGAAACGTACATGGAAACCACGTCACTGGTTGCtgaattcaaattccgattcctcccCCCAAAGGGAAAAATATCCCATCTCGGAGAAGAAGCTCTGCGATAAGAAACTTTTGTCCACCCCCCCTTTGCATTCTGAGCTCCGAGGATCCGAAAACACAGAGAAGAAGGAGGTAGCACAACAGATGAAACAGGGACGACGCTAAAGAGCGGAAAAGCAGCACTAACGCGAAACACAGAAAACCTAGAGAAAACCGGTAAGACCAAGAAAGACCGGCTCGCTTGAAAATCCCCAAAAAGATCTATTCCACAACCTCCTCAATAAGGTCCCTGAGCCCTAAAGCCAGGAATTTAAACCGAAATTGACGAAGAGGGGAAAGCCCTTTCTGAAGCCTCTTCAAGCACAACCGAAAGCCGCCGCCGGCCGGAAACCTACCGGAGAGAACGGGATACCCGAAAAGAGAGATAGCGCTTTTTAGGGTTGTGAGTTTAAATTGAAAATATTTCTCGTGGGTAATGATTTTGTGAAATTGGGGTTTAGAATCAATTTTAGATTGAAAAATCGAGTGAACTGTATTATATGATTAGGCCGATGCTTGAACTTTCTctccatttttttttctttttctatttaattattCTTGAAAAAAACAGGGTTTTAGGTAACCTTGAGCCTTTTTGGTTTGGAATTCTCTATTATACTTGAACACCAACATTTTGTTTAACACATCCACGTCCTTTTTTATTACTTAATTTGGTAGCTAAAATGGCGAATGACAACAACGAATTTTACCTCGATAATTGACAAGCTAAACACCCTCCTGGCCTCATGGAAGCATAAACTTTAAAATAAAGGTAGAAAATTGTGCCTAGCCAAATCGGTTTTGTCTTCCCTGTCGGTTTACGTTATGCAATCGTTGTGGCTTCCGGAATCCATTCTAGTTCATTGGTGCGATATCACTTGCCCGAAAATGTATGGTGGACTCGATATTCGAAGGGCTAGGATGAACAATGTGGTGCTTCTTGGAAATCTTTTGGATGATATTATTCGTCATCCGCATAAATTCTGGGTATAGGTATTGTCTCAAAAATACTTGGCAAGAGAGATTGTTTTTGAAGCCAACAAGAAGCCGCGGGACTCGTATATTTGGAAGGGAATTTTGAAAATTAAGGAGCGTTTGGGGAAGGGATTCCAGCCGCAGCTAGGCCTGGGGAATTCTTTATTTTGATATCACAATTGACTAGGGATAGGGAAGCTTTGTAATAGGGTTGCCTTTGTACATATCTCTGACACACAGTTGCAAGTGTATGATGTATGCGAAAATGGATGTTGGAACTTGGGAATGTTGTACACATTGTTGCCCCCATATACTCGTAATGAAATTATGAAAGTTCATATCCCGGCGGAATTCACAGGTGCAGATAGATTCGATGGAAGCATAACGCGGATGGGTCATATACAACAACATCAACTTATTACCTTTTAAAAGGATCTAACATGATGGATGTACGCTATAACTGGAGGAAGGTTTGGAGCTGTAATGTTCCGGAAAAAAATTAGATTCTTTCTTTGGTTAATTGAGAATGAAGCTTTCCATACCAATGAAAAGCAAAACCGACATCATCTCGCGGTCACATCCGTTGTTAGGTAGTTTGTGATTGTATGTATGTTGGTTACCACAACTGGCTTGTGATTGGTGTTATAAATTAGTTATCCCACTACTTATAACTCGGTTTATGGAAACAATCGTTATAAATAATGGAAAAGTGTTGGGTTTGAAACTCAACAAGACCATTAGTAAGTTTTATTATTTTGGATAACGCTCTTCTTATAACAGATGGATTAACAACCGTTGTGATATAATTTGTActttttttacttcttttttttttaaaaaatttgacagAATTCTCAGTTATGCAACTTGAATTTACTCTTTTTGAAGTCTTGTCTCTTGGTGTCTTCACTTTACACACCTAtaattttcaaataataataCTTGTTAGAAATTAAATAACATAATTGGAAATTATAACAAACAATATATTATGAAATAAGAATATaaatacttgtttatttttcCATATTCCTTCTTGATGAATATTTCGCTTCCAAAAATGATTCTTCGAAGATAACGCGATTGACTGAGCCGCGACTCGGCAGCGGGCCTGCGGTAGGCGGCAGCGCACAGATGCTTGAACGGGATGCTCGATAACGCCGACGGCGCGCAGTGGATGTGCGGATGATATGCGGCAAATTTTCGAGTAATTTTGATTGTAGTGACTTTTCGCTGCTGTTTTGAGTTAGAGTTGAAGGGTATTGAGTAATTGGAGTTAATTGGCTAATTAGAGTTATAAATTTAAGTATTTAAGGTTGTCAGTAGAGTTGAGAGAAAAACCTTAAATCATATCAGAATCTTAATTTTTAGTTTAGGTGAGGGTATTTAGAAAAGTCTTGCAAAACCACAATGTTGACATATTTTATGAGTTTAGGGCAAGTTAACCCTTGCCAATGGCCATTTAAGGTGTTACACTTAGCATATTTTATGAGCCAAGGTTGTGATTTAGGGTGTTTCAATCAACACATTTTTTATAATCGTGTAATGAGCAATCCATGATATCTAACAAGGATGAACCAGACACAATGTAGATTCGGGGTACTTAATTTTCTATAATCAAGCAACTAACAGTGTGATTGAAAATTAAGACGAACTACAACATTTTAGTGTATGAAGATGCAACAATGACATTTCTTAGAATTGGGTAGAAGACAAACTAGAGGAAgaattgcttctttttttttttatagatatcaAGGGTGCTTTTGGGAAATATAAgacatttataattattttacttcatttttgtattatttcatttagttataattatatataagtttaaaggtgaattcttatttacccacctAAAAAAGGtgggtaaggttacctttagtttaaaatgcattgaaaacatcaaacataaATATAGTTAATACAAACTCGAATTACATACTCTAATGCCGCGGATATATGGTAAACCATGTTTGAATGACAGTGAAAAGAAGTGCATACAGCGTAATGATAAGCGTAAGGATACTCCAAGGATCGCCATTGAAAAGAGTGTTAGATAGCAATGTCATCCAAATACGATATACATTATAACACTCGTGTATTTTGGCTTTAACTTCGTAATATGTTTCTGGGTTAAATACCAAGTCAGTGCTTATGGTGTTGAAAAGATTAGCAACTTCCTCATTACTCCCAAGTAAATTCACCAAAATACCATTTGATCTCAATATCTCGACATCTTCAGGATGGTCAATGAGCGAGTGCATGAAAACAACGAATGAACATATTCCGTAGTCGTTCTCAAAATCTGAACACATCTCATATGCTGTCAGGTTTAGTAAAGAAGCAGATGTGGTGTCGTCCACAACAATCTCAGGAAGAGTCAGTTTCCAAACCCATAGCCCTTGCTTCGAGAAATCTACGTCTTTTAGCCTTCGTGTCCCGCTTGATTTAGCAATTATTCCTACTGTATTTAGACTTTGTATGTTCCTGTATGTCATCACCTTGCTTTTTTCTTCCGAACATTTCCAACTAATATCTATGTTATACTCTTCATTGTTTCCTTCAACCTAAGTACAAAACAAATGGATTTCATCATTTTACTTatcatatataataaaataaaaaaactaaatttttaccTTGGAATTAGATTTAGTGAGGAGCATGATTTCACGCTGAAGATCAAGAAGATGAGTTGGTGTTACCGGCTCATTCAGTAAATTCTCTGGCCTCCTCCAGGTCCTCTTAACTGGATATATGAAGAAATTCTTCATAGTATCTATCAATTCATATTCGTTGTCATCTTTCCACAGCAGCTTCAGTAATAGATAAGGAAGTTGATTCTCCAACAAAAGCACATCCTTCATCACAAGAACAAGTTGATCATACTTAATATCCGGATGTTTTGATCGATCAACTTGACCATCCACAAACATCAAAAT from Vicia villosa cultivar HV-30 ecotype Madison, WI linkage group LG4, Vvil1.0, whole genome shotgun sequence encodes the following:
- the LOC131599014 gene encoding UPF0481 protein At3g47200-like, producing the protein MMASHTTLENKLIEFVELVEVKQTNQNPRPKIQKVPEHLRNRKQFEKQYSPKFVSIGPIHHHNPNLKLGENYKLTWAAKYIQTTQQNPQLLHKKIAEKIDELKGLYANDVLADTGESLKGFDTLDEKMSWMLFVDGCFLLFILMFVDGQVDRSKHPDIKYDQLVLVMKDVLLLENQLPYLLLKLLWKDDNEYELIDTMKNFFIYPVKRTWRRPENLLNEPVTPTHLLDLQREIMLLTKSNSKVEGNNEEYNIDISWKCSEEKSKVMTYRNIQSLNTVGIIAKSSGTRRLKDVDFSKQGLWVWKLTLPEIVVDDTTSASLLNLTAYEMCSDFENDYGICSFVVFMHSLIDHPEDVEILRSNGILVNLLGSNEEVANLFNTISTDLVFNPETYYEVKAKIHECYNVYRIWMTLLSNTLFNGDPWSILTLIITLYALLFTVIQTWFTIYPRH